Proteins from a genomic interval of Enterococcus faecium:
- a CDS encoding ABC transporter ATP-binding protein: MEKKKTLNTRALIRFWKMIKPEHKYFYGLFLCSLFGNLLVVAMPLIMGIGIDDLLSEIRKTGIGQLSFSDIKQALLFPVLLLIGCSVLSSITSFIQERTMAALSEKITLRVRKEITKKFKTLPMSFFDNHQVGDIISRTTTGLNQLSQVLLTGINQFFTSVVTIAAAGLMLFYIESKLTLLVLLLIVGSSIVTTKIANKNKQISEHNQYELGVLNNRMEEILAGNLVVKTFNQQAHAEAAIHEVNKKQYNAFKRAQFMNFAIYPAIRFINQLAFIISAVFGAMLVLSGGVTIGFLQAYLQYINQISEPISTASYVINSIQSAMAAIDRIFEILDETDEIPDLPDARLLEQPKGKIAFKNVQFGYTSDKILMNQVDFSVKPKQTVAIVGPTGAGKTTLVNLLMRFYELNKGKIEFDGLDITKLSRGELRRSFGMVLQNTWLFEGTVADNIAYGKMDATREQIIEAAEIAQCDHFIRTLPDGYDTIISSENGTLSQGQQQLLTIARVILANPPVVILDEATSSVDTRTEALIQQAMEAVTKDRTSFVIAHRLSTIENADMILVMKNGDIVEKGTHSELLQSPTLYASLYNSQFQIA; the protein is encoded by the coding sequence ATGGAAAAGAAAAAAACGTTGAACACGCGTGCTTTGATACGTTTTTGGAAAATGATCAAACCTGAACATAAATATTTTTACGGATTGTTTCTATGCAGTTTATTCGGGAACCTATTAGTCGTAGCCATGCCCTTGATCATGGGAATCGGGATCGATGATCTCTTATCAGAAATAAGAAAAACAGGTATTGGACAGCTTTCTTTCAGTGATATCAAACAAGCATTGTTGTTCCCTGTCTTATTGCTGATCGGCTGTTCAGTCTTAAGCAGCATCACTTCATTTATTCAGGAACGGACAATGGCAGCGTTAAGCGAAAAGATCACATTGAGGGTGCGAAAAGAAATCACAAAAAAATTCAAAACATTACCGATGTCGTTTTTTGACAATCATCAAGTAGGTGACATCATTAGTCGGACAACTACCGGTCTCAATCAACTTTCTCAAGTGTTATTGACAGGTATCAATCAATTTTTTACTTCTGTCGTAACAATAGCTGCTGCTGGTCTGATGCTGTTTTATATCGAAAGCAAGCTTACTTTGCTCGTCTTATTGCTGATCGTTGGCAGTTCAATTGTTACAACTAAGATTGCGAACAAAAACAAACAGATTTCTGAACATAATCAGTATGAACTGGGTGTTTTAAATAATCGAATGGAAGAAATCTTAGCTGGTAATCTAGTGGTCAAAACATTCAATCAGCAAGCTCATGCAGAAGCTGCTATACACGAAGTAAATAAAAAGCAATACAACGCTTTTAAACGTGCTCAATTTATGAACTTTGCTATCTATCCGGCCATTCGTTTCATTAATCAACTCGCCTTCATCATAAGTGCGGTATTCGGTGCTATGCTTGTTCTATCAGGTGGTGTGACGATCGGCTTCTTACAAGCTTATCTTCAGTACATCAATCAGATTTCTGAACCAATTTCTACCGCTTCTTATGTGATCAACTCGATCCAATCCGCAATGGCAGCAATCGATAGGATATTTGAGATATTAGATGAAACAGATGAAATTCCAGACCTTCCAGATGCAAGACTTTTAGAACAACCGAAAGGAAAAATAGCTTTCAAAAATGTACAGTTTGGTTACACATCAGATAAAATATTGATGAATCAAGTCGATTTTTCAGTAAAGCCAAAACAAACGGTAGCGATCGTTGGTCCAACTGGTGCAGGAAAAACGACTTTAGTCAATCTGCTGATGCGTTTTTATGAACTGAATAAAGGAAAGATCGAATTCGACGGTCTTGATATTACCAAGCTTTCACGTGGAGAACTACGTCGTTCTTTTGGGATGGTTTTACAAAATACCTGGCTGTTTGAAGGAACGGTAGCTGATAATATCGCCTACGGGAAAATGGATGCCACAAGAGAACAAATTATCGAAGCGGCTGAAATCGCACAATGTGATCACTTTATTCGAACACTGCCAGACGGATATGATACGATCATTTCTAGCGAAAACGGCACGTTATCTCAAGGACAGCAACAATTATTGACAATTGCTCGAGTCATTCTAGCGAATCCTCCTGTCGTTATTTTAGATGAAGCAACTTCTAGCGTAGATACACGAACAGAAGCATTGATTCAGCAAGCAATGGAAGCTGTGACAAAAGATAGGACAAGTTTTGTGATTGCACACCGTTTGTCAACGATTGAAAATGCAGACATGATCCTTGTAATGAAGAATGGCGATATCGTCGAAAAAGGAACACATTCTGAACTACTCCAATCACCAACGCTTTATGCCAGTCTTTATAATAGTCAATTTCAGATAGCGTAA
- a CDS encoding WD40/YVTN/BNR-like repeat-containing protein, whose translation MDQELFIIEVLSAKQKIIEKAKKRAKRIMFKLLSLVFFSGLLFFGAVSFLYRHMSAVVRSAEGMQKLNNLYHFSWGVGGITIVVLIVFLLLIWLRYHQLSRHFDQWLSQRAQQFLHNKPTSQDDDYLYFEKTSTSQAFRIQKSDCQLLLRSLDDLPIYLGESKSKFGMNTFHIFLLENEPRWEKSQSSPGGYLTTKMSTLVTGFFLILLAGTIYYGRYTQPKMSSHINAASHMTMNSTNDTHIQKTNEGLLADPKQKVNLTTQKINDLKLDTETHSLYMTTDSGANWVFVPIDSQWLRFGEYTLTTGLIPEGYWMDNTYDISADFSWFIYSSGDDVRLLTSRDNGKTWQTSIITQSVQPIRYRKAVFYGNDGLFICTSASGMSAETLYIYTTMDGGITWIKSGSTMINQPVQNVSFVTTSLGFVSTRESLFYTNNGGRSFKESVLSIPENYQTGGIDLFQSPNEVTQISANTLETKFYLLKKGPIDAGKMFACLFRSTDNGETWQFVQQLSQVEQGD comes from the coding sequence ATGGATCAAGAACTATTTATTATCGAAGTATTATCAGCTAAACAAAAAATTATCGAGAAAGCGAAAAAAAGAGCGAAAAGAATAATGTTCAAGCTTTTAAGCTTAGTATTTTTCTCTGGTTTGCTTTTTTTCGGAGCTGTATCGTTCCTATATCGCCATATGAGTGCAGTAGTCCGTTCAGCTGAAGGGATGCAAAAATTAAATAATTTGTATCACTTTTCGTGGGGAGTTGGCGGAATAACAATTGTTGTGCTTATTGTTTTTCTTCTACTTATTTGGCTCCGTTACCATCAATTGTCGCGTCATTTCGATCAATGGCTTAGTCAAAGAGCACAACAGTTTTTACATAATAAACCAACTTCTCAAGATGATGACTATCTTTATTTTGAGAAGACTTCGACGAGTCAAGCTTTTCGGATACAAAAAAGTGATTGCCAGTTATTGCTGAGATCACTTGATGATTTACCTATCTACTTAGGCGAAAGCAAATCAAAATTCGGAATGAACACATTCCATATTTTTTTACTAGAAAACGAACCCAGATGGGAAAAAAGCCAGTCTTCGCCTGGTGGATACCTGACAACTAAGATGAGTACATTAGTCACTGGTTTTTTCCTCATTCTTTTAGCTGGAACAATCTATTATGGGAGATACACTCAGCCAAAAATGTCTTCTCATATAAATGCTGCTTCTCACATGACAATGAACTCAACTAACGATACGCATATACAAAAGACAAATGAAGGGTTGTTAGCTGATCCTAAGCAAAAGGTAAATTTGACAACACAAAAGATAAATGATCTCAAACTTGATACAGAGACGCACTCTCTCTATATGACAACAGATAGTGGTGCTAATTGGGTATTTGTGCCGATTGATTCGCAATGGTTGCGTTTTGGCGAATACACCCTGACAACGGGGCTGATTCCTGAAGGTTATTGGATGGACAACACATATGATATTTCCGCCGATTTCTCATGGTTTATCTATTCTTCTGGGGATGATGTACGTCTGCTGACTTCAAGAGATAATGGTAAAACATGGCAAACGTCTATTATCACCCAATCAGTTCAGCCGATACGTTATCGAAAAGCGGTATTTTATGGCAACGATGGTCTATTTATCTGTACATCAGCCAGTGGGATGTCTGCAGAAACTTTGTACATTTACACTACTATGGATGGCGGAATCACTTGGATAAAAAGTGGAAGTACAATGATCAATCAGCCAGTACAAAATGTCAGCTTCGTTACAACTTCTTTAGGTTTTGTTTCGACACGTGAAAGTTTGTTTTATACAAACAACGGAGGACGCTCATTCAAAGAATCAGTTCTGTCGATTCCGGAAAACTATCAGACAGGGGGGATAGATCTTTTTCAATCACCAAATGAAGTTACTCAAATAAGCGCGAATACGTTAGAGACAAAATTTTATTTGTTGAAAAAAGGACCAATCGATGCAGGGAAAATGTTTGCCTGCCTCTTCCGTTCAACTGATAACGGGGAAACATGGCAATTCGTTCAGCAACTATCGCAAGTAGAACAAGGAGATTAA
- the leuS gene encoding leucine--tRNA ligase produces MSYNHKEIEKKWQKYWAKTNTFNTHDDPEKPKFYALDMFPYPSGQGLHVGHPEGYTATDILSRVKRSQGYNVLHPMGWDAFGLPAEQYALDTGNDPAEFTQKNIETFRRQINSLGFSYDWNREVNTTDPEYYKWTQWIFTKLYEKGLAYEAEVAVNWVPELGTVISNEEVIDGKSERGGYDVVRKPMRQWMLKITAYADRLLDDLELVDWPESIKEMQRNWIGRSVGANIEFKVAGTDKSYTVFTTRPDTLFGATYSVLAPELDLVREITTPEQKAAVEAYIEETAKKSDLKRTDLAKEKTGVFTGAYAINPVNGKEIPIWIADYVLSSYGTGAIMAVPAHDERDFEFAQTFGLEILPVIEGGDVEKAAYTEDGTHINSEFLDGMNKQEAIDKMNEWLEENGVGKKEVSYRLRDWLFSRQRYWGEPIPIIHWEDGTVTAVPEEELPLRLPKTKNIKPSGTGESPLANIEEWVNVVDPVTGKKGRRETNTMPQWAGSSWYYLRYIDPHNKKELADYEKLKRWLPVDIYIGGAEHAVLHLLYARFWHKFLYDIGVVPTKEPFQKLYNQGMILGENNEKMSKSRGNVVNPDDVVETYGADTLRMYEMFMGPLDASIAWSENGLEGSRKFLDRVWRLIVDENNKMRDRITTLNDGKLDKVYHQTVKKVTEDYENLHFNTAISQLMVFINEAYKVDALPYEYIEGFVQLLAPIAPHMGEELWAILGNDGGISYAPWPTYDEAALVEDEVEVVFQVNGKVRAKSNVPRDLGKDELEKAALANEIVQEYIEGKTVRKVIAVPNKLVNIVAN; encoded by the coding sequence ATGAGTTACAATCATAAAGAAATTGAGAAAAAATGGCAAAAATACTGGGCAAAAACGAATACTTTCAACACCCATGATGATCCTGAAAAGCCAAAATTTTACGCACTGGATATGTTTCCCTATCCATCCGGTCAAGGGCTACATGTAGGGCATCCTGAAGGTTATACGGCAACGGATATCCTTTCACGTGTGAAAAGAAGTCAAGGATACAACGTGCTGCATCCAATGGGGTGGGATGCATTCGGTCTGCCTGCTGAACAATATGCGCTAGATACAGGAAACGATCCAGCTGAGTTTACCCAAAAAAATATCGAAACATTCCGACGGCAAATCAATTCTTTAGGATTTAGTTATGACTGGAATCGCGAAGTGAATACAACTGATCCGGAGTATTATAAATGGACACAATGGATCTTTACGAAGCTTTATGAAAAAGGTCTAGCTTATGAAGCAGAAGTAGCGGTAAACTGGGTACCTGAATTAGGAACAGTTATTTCAAATGAAGAAGTGATCGATGGGAAAAGTGAACGTGGTGGCTATGATGTAGTCAGAAAACCAATGCGCCAATGGATGCTGAAAATCACTGCTTATGCTGATCGCTTATTGGATGATCTAGAATTAGTTGATTGGCCAGAAAGCATTAAAGAAATGCAAAGAAATTGGATCGGTCGTTCAGTAGGAGCAAATATTGAATTTAAAGTGGCTGGTACGGATAAATCCTATACCGTATTTACGACACGACCAGATACTCTATTCGGTGCAACTTACTCGGTTCTTGCACCTGAACTAGATCTTGTTAGAGAAATTACGACCCCTGAACAAAAAGCTGCTGTAGAAGCTTATATCGAAGAGACAGCTAAAAAATCAGATCTAAAGAGAACGGATCTTGCAAAAGAAAAAACAGGAGTATTTACTGGTGCTTATGCAATCAATCCAGTTAATGGCAAGGAAATCCCAATCTGGATCGCCGATTATGTATTATCTTCATACGGCACAGGAGCCATCATGGCTGTTCCAGCACATGATGAACGTGACTTTGAATTCGCTCAAACTTTCGGACTAGAAATTCTTCCAGTTATCGAAGGTGGAGATGTTGAAAAAGCTGCTTACACAGAAGATGGTACGCACATCAACTCTGAATTTCTAGACGGCATGAACAAACAAGAAGCAATCGATAAAATGAATGAATGGCTAGAAGAAAATGGCGTAGGGAAAAAAGAAGTCAGCTATCGCTTACGTGACTGGCTATTCTCCCGTCAACGTTACTGGGGTGAACCAATCCCAATCATCCATTGGGAGGACGGAACAGTCACAGCTGTCCCAGAAGAAGAGCTACCATTACGGTTGCCTAAGACAAAAAACATCAAGCCAAGCGGTACTGGAGAATCTCCATTAGCAAATATCGAGGAGTGGGTCAATGTCGTTGATCCTGTAACAGGTAAAAAAGGCCGTCGCGAAACGAATACAATGCCACAATGGGCAGGAAGCTCATGGTATTACCTGCGTTATATCGACCCTCATAACAAAAAAGAACTAGCAGATTATGAAAAGTTGAAGCGTTGGCTACCAGTTGACATCTACATTGGTGGAGCAGAACATGCGGTACTTCATTTACTATATGCACGATTCTGGCATAAATTCTTATACGATATCGGTGTTGTTCCTACAAAAGAACCATTCCAAAAACTATACAATCAAGGAATGATCTTAGGCGAAAACAACGAAAAAATGTCAAAATCTCGTGGTAATGTAGTCAATCCTGATGATGTGGTCGAAACTTACGGTGCAGATACACTGCGCATGTACGAAATGTTCATGGGGCCATTAGATGCTTCGATTGCTTGGAGCGAAAATGGCTTAGAAGGAAGCCGTAAATTCTTGGATCGTGTATGGCGTTTGATCGTTGATGAGAACAATAAAATGCGTGACCGTATCACTACATTGAATGATGGCAAGCTTGATAAAGTGTATCATCAAACAGTGAAAAAAGTGACAGAAGACTATGAAAATCTTCATTTCAATACAGCAATCTCCCAATTGATGGTCTTTATCAATGAAGCCTATAAAGTGGACGCTCTGCCTTATGAATATATCGAAGGATTTGTTCAACTACTCGCACCGATTGCTCCTCACATGGGTGAAGAACTATGGGCAATCCTTGGAAATGATGGTGGTATTTCTTACGCACCATGGCCAACATACGATGAAGCAGCACTTGTTGAAGACGAAGTAGAAGTTGTTTTCCAAGTAAACGGTAAAGTTCGTGCGAAAAGCAATGTTCCCCGAGACTTAGGAAAAGATGAGCTAGAAAAAGCAGCATTAGCCAATGAAATAGTGCAAGAATATATTGAAGGCAAAACAGTCAGAAAAGTTATTGCGGTACCAAACAAGTTAGTCAATATCGTTGCTAATTAA